A genomic region of Methanothermobacter thermautotrophicus str. Delta H contains the following coding sequences:
- a CDS encoding RimK/LysX family protein: MDDADLKKLLRFTITEKRVIEKLQIPPDAFLPLLFSIRFGGDWSLRKNSSRFMAIKEKVTRFDEDEMIGRTLEIVYLFLNPRIISEEGTVYRFEKCGSRNERELVSRPYRVVVDGDYILRAVLDPLDLKIRLKRLEKPLRFTGSGAYGVAHEMEHLEGEESEGTPFWEFEYEIEE; this comes from the coding sequence TTGGACGATGCTGACCTGAAGAAACTCCTCAGGTTCACCATTACTGAGAAGAGGGTTATCGAGAAACTCCAGATACCCCCCGACGCCTTCCTCCCCCTTCTTTTCTCCATAAGATTCGGTGGGGACTGGAGTCTGAGGAAGAACTCCAGCCGGTTCATGGCCATCAAGGAGAAGGTCACCCGCTTTGATGAGGATGAGATGATCGGCCGTACCCTTGAGATAGTGTACCTTTTTCTGAATCCCAGGATAATCAGTGAGGAGGGAACCGTTTACCGCTTTGAGAAGTGCGGTTCCAGGAACGAGCGAGAGCTTGTGAGCAGGCCCTACCGTGTTGTTGTGGATGGTGACTACATTTTGAGGGCCGTGCTTGACCCCCTTGACCTTAAGATCCGGCTAAAGAGACTGGAAAAACCCCTCCGGTTCACGGGTTCAGGTGCCTATGGAGTTGCCCATGAGATGGAACACCTCGAGGGT
- a CDS encoding cyclic 2,3-diphosphoglycerate synthase, with the protein MKATETMICLVDGEHYLPVTRAAVETLDSMEHIDVKALIFIGGTEKLRTSSPEEYTEIMGRPVHFGDDPHRIPYKLIGELIRKYGADTVMDLSDEPVLDYSKRFRIASVVLGEGAVYRGPDFEFQPLTEYDILEKPSLKILGTGKRIGKTAVSAYAARLIHERQYNPCVVAMGRGGPEEPEIVHGDRIEITPEFLMEQSDKGVHAASDHWEDALMSRILTVGCRRCGGGMVGDVFITNMKRGAETANRLDADFVILEGSGAAIPPVKSNRHIVLVGANQPLINIKNFFGPFRIGLADLVIVTMCEEPMAGDEKVREIVDFIESINPEAEVITTVFRPKPLGEIEGKNVLFATTAPDSVKDLLVEYLESEYSCRVVGTTPHLSNRPLLQRDIERYIEDADVMLTELKAAAVDVATKDALEAGLEVIYCDNIPVVRDGAQDELDDAIISVVERAIADFNLRKTP; encoded by the coding sequence ATGAAGGCCACAGAAACCATGATCTGTCTTGTTGATGGAGAGCACTACCTGCCTGTGACAAGAGCAGCAGTTGAAACCCTTGACTCAATGGAGCACATTGATGTGAAGGCCCTGATCTTTATTGGTGGGACAGAGAAGCTCAGGACATCCTCCCCTGAGGAATACACTGAAATAATGGGCAGACCGGTCCACTTCGGGGATGACCCCCACAGGATCCCCTACAAACTCATAGGAGAACTCATAAGAAAGTATGGTGCAGATACCGTCATGGACCTCAGTGATGAACCTGTCCTTGACTACTCCAAGAGGTTCAGGATAGCCTCAGTTGTCCTGGGTGAGGGTGCAGTCTACAGGGGCCCGGACTTCGAATTCCAGCCCCTGACAGAGTATGACATACTTGAGAAACCCTCACTCAAGATACTGGGCACGGGTAAGAGGATAGGTAAAACTGCAGTATCCGCCTATGCCGCCCGACTGATCCACGAACGCCAGTACAACCCCTGTGTCGTTGCTATGGGCCGTGGGGGTCCCGAGGAACCCGAGATCGTCCATGGCGACCGGATCGAAATAACCCCCGAGTTTCTCATGGAGCAGTCAGATAAGGGTGTGCATGCAGCCTCTGACCACTGGGAGGATGCACTCATGAGCAGGATACTCACCGTTGGCTGCAGAAGATGCGGGGGAGGTATGGTGGGAGATGTCTTCATAACAAACATGAAGCGTGGCGCTGAAACCGCCAACAGACTGGACGCAGACTTTGTTATCCTTGAGGGCAGCGGTGCAGCCATCCCTCCGGTGAAATCAAACCGCCACATAGTACTTGTCGGTGCAAACCAGCCACTTATAAACATAAAGAACTTCTTCGGACCCTTCAGGATTGGACTTGCGGACCTTGTGATAGTCACCATGTGCGAGGAGCCCATGGCAGGGGATGAAAAGGTCAGGGAGATAGTCGATTTCATTGAATCCATAAACCCCGAAGCTGAGGTTATAACAACTGTCTTCAGACCAAAGCCCTTGGGTGAGATTGAGGGTAAGAATGTGCTCTTTGCAACAACAGCCCCTGACTCAGTGAAGGACCTCCTGGTTGAATATCTTGAATCAGAGTACAGCTGCAGGGTTGTGGGCACCACACCACACCTCTCAAACAGGCCACTGCTTCAGAGGGACATTGAAAGGTACATAGAGGACGCTGATGTGATGCTAACTGAACTCAAGGCCGCTGCAGTTGACGTTGCAACGAAGGACGCCCTTGAGGCTGGACTCGAGGTCATATACTGCGACAACATCCCGGTTGTGAGGGATGGTGCCCAGGATGAACTTGATGATGCAATAATCTCCGTGGTGGAAAGGGCGATAGCCGACTTCAACCTCAGAAAGACGCCCTGA
- a CDS encoding UPF0058 family protein, which produces MYKDEMIQLHQFLVYVLKYLENGYDIKDECEEYFSLNISPHHIHRTKAEHKYAIFVLSSAISEILARKEGNNLPPNVVNGLSELARRSRKEVVKMEARLEAK; this is translated from the coding sequence ATGTATAAGGATGAAATGATACAACTGCACCAATTTCTGGTATATGTTCTGAAGTACCTTGAGAATGGATATGATATAAAGGATGAATGCGAGGAGTACTTCTCCCTGAACATCAGCCCCCACCACATCCACCGTACCAAGGCCGAACATAAGTACGCTATTTTTGTGCTCTCAAGCGCCATCTCAGAGATCCTCGCCAGGAAAGAAGGTAACAATCTTCCACCAAATGTTGTGAATGGCCTCTCAGAACTTGCAAGGAGATCAAGGAAAGAAGTCGTCAAGATGGAGGCCAGGCTCGAGGCAAAGTAA